In Staphylococcus saccharolyticus, one genomic interval encodes:
- the pheT gene encoding phenylalanine--tRNA ligase subunit beta, with amino-acid sequence MLISNEWLKDYVEVNQSVQDLAERITRTGIEVDDIIDYTKDIKNLVVGHVISKSPHPDADKLNICQVNLGEDEPVKIVCGAPNVDEGQYVIVAKVGGRLPGGVKIKRAKLRGERSEGMICSLQEIGISSNVTPKAYESGIYVFPEAVTPGTDALEALYLNDQVMEFDLTPNRADALSMIGTGYEVAALYQTTMTKPETSSDENDISAKDELSVVINNKDNVSYYSARIVHDVTIAPSPVWMQARLMKAGIRPINNVVDISNYVLLEYGQPLHMFDQDQIGSEIIEVRQAKHDETMTTLDDVERKLLDSDIVITNGKEPIALGGVMGGDFSEVTEQTRNVVVEGAIFNPVSIRHTSRRLNLRSESSSRFEKGIATEFVNEAVDRACYLLQTYASGTVLKDRVSKGDLGSFVTPIEITADKVNQTIGFKLSVDVIINIFEQLGFKTENHDSQLVVHVPSRRKDITIKEDLIEEVARIYGYDEIPSTLPVFDEVTSGALTDRQYKTRTVKEALEGAGLDQAITYSLVSKEHATDFALQDRTTIELLMPMSEAHSTLRQSLLPHLIEAVSYNVARKNTDVKLYEIGRVFFGNAEGELPDEVEYLSGILTGNYVDNAWQGKKETVDFFIAKGMVDRVAEKLNLQFDYRAGQLDGLHPGRTAIVSLNGKDIGFIGELHPTLAAENSLKRTYVFELNYEAMMKVSVGYINYEAIPRFPGVTRDIALEVNHDVAASELIATIHDNGEDILTDTLVFDVYEGGHLEEGKKSIAIRLSYLDTENTLTDERVTAVHDKILAALENKSATIR; translated from the coding sequence ATGTTAATTTCAAATGAGTGGTTAAAAGATTATGTAGAAGTGAACCAATCAGTTCAAGATTTAGCTGAAAGAATAACACGAACTGGTATTGAAGTCGATGACATTATTGACTATACAAAAGATATTAAGAATTTAGTGGTAGGGCATGTCATATCAAAATCACCACATCCCGATGCTGATAAGTTAAATATTTGCCAAGTCAATTTAGGCGAAGATGAACCTGTGAAAATCGTTTGCGGTGCGCCTAATGTAGACGAAGGGCAATACGTTATAGTTGCCAAAGTAGGTGGACGTTTACCAGGTGGTGTTAAAATTAAACGTGCGAAATTACGCGGGGAACGTTCCGAAGGTATGATTTGTTCATTACAAGAAATTGGTATTTCAAGTAATGTTACACCGAAAGCATATGAATCAGGAATCTATGTTTTTCCTGAAGCCGTAACGCCTGGTACAGATGCATTAGAAGCATTATATTTAAACGATCAAGTAATGGAATTTGATTTAACACCTAATCGTGCAGATGCTTTAAGTATGATAGGTACAGGTTATGAAGTTGCTGCATTATATCAAACTACAATGACCAAACCAGAAACATCCAGTGATGAAAATGATATTTCTGCAAAAGATGAATTATCGGTAGTAATAAATAATAAGGACAACGTATCTTATTATAGTGCGCGTATTGTTCATGATGTCACAATCGCACCATCACCAGTATGGATGCAAGCACGTTTAATGAAAGCGGGTATTCGTCCGATAAATAATGTAGTGGATATATCTAACTATGTGTTATTAGAGTATGGTCAACCTTTGCACATGTTTGATCAAGATCAAATTGGTTCAGAAATTATTGAAGTAAGACAGGCAAAACACGACGAAACGATGACAACTCTAGATGACGTTGAAAGAAAACTCTTAGATAGTGATATTGTAATTACGAATGGAAAAGAACCTATCGCTCTTGGTGGCGTGATGGGTGGAGATTTCTCGGAAGTGACTGAACAAACACGCAATGTCGTTGTTGAGGGTGCTATTTTCAATCCTGTGTCTATTCGTCACACATCTAGACGTTTAAACTTACGAAGTGAATCTTCAAGTCGTTTTGAAAAAGGTATAGCAACAGAGTTTGTTAATGAAGCAGTAGATAGAGCATGCTATTTATTGCAAACTTATGCTTCTGGAACTGTGTTGAAAGATAGAGTATCTAAAGGTGATTTAGGGTCATTTGTAACCCCAATTGAAATCACTGCTGACAAAGTGAACCAAACAATTGGTTTTAAATTAAGTGTTGATGTCATTATCAATATTTTTGAGCAATTAGGGTTTAAAACTGAAAATCATGATAGTCAACTTGTGGTACATGTGCCTTCTAGACGCAAAGATATCACGATTAAAGAGGATTTAATTGAAGAAGTGGCTCGAATCTATGGTTATGATGAAATCCCATCAACATTACCTGTATTTGATGAAGTTACAAGTGGTGCTTTAACCGATCGTCAATATAAAACGCGTACTGTTAAAGAGGCACTTGAAGGTGCAGGCTTAGATCAAGCTATTACCTATTCGTTAGTTTCTAAAGAACATGCGACAGACTTTGCTTTACAAGACCGTACTACGATTGAACTATTGATGCCTATGAGTGAAGCACATTCAACTTTACGCCAAAGCTTATTACCACATTTAATTGAAGCGGTGTCTTATAATGTGGCGCGTAAAAATACAGATGTAAAATTATATGAAATCGGACGTGTATTCTTTGGTAATGCCGAAGGTGAATTACCTGATGAAGTTGAATATTTAAGTGGTATTTTAACAGGTAATTATGTTGATAACGCATGGCAAGGTAAAAAAGAAACAGTTGACTTCTTTATAGCTAAAGGTATGGTTGACCGTGTCGCTGAAAAACTTAATCTTCAGTTTGATTATCGTGCTGGTCAATTAGATGGTTTACATCCAGGAAGAACTGCCATCGTCTCACTTAACGGTAAAGATATTGGATTTATAGGTGAATTGCATCCTACACTTGCTGCAGAAAATAGTTTAAAACGCACGTATGTGTTTGAACTTAATTATGAAGCTATGATGAAAGTTTCTGTAGGATATATTAATTACGAAGCTATTCCTAGATTCCCAGGTGTTACTCGAGATATTGCATTAGAAGTTAATCACGATGTTGCTGCGTCTGAGTTAATAGCTACAATTCACGACAATGGTGAAGACATTTTAACTGATACGTTAGTCTTTGATGTATACGAAGGTGGACATTTAGAAGAAGGTAAGAAATCGATTGCGATTAGATTGAGTTATTTAGACACTGAAAATACATTGACAGATGAGCGCGTAACTGCGGTACACGATAAAATTTTAGCTGCACTTGAAAATAAAAGTGCTACAATTAGATAA
- the pheS gene encoding phenylalanine--tRNA ligase subunit alpha, whose amino-acid sequence MSQNDTMAELKQQVLVDINEANDERALQDVKVKYLGKKGSVSALMKNMKDLPNEEKPAYGQKVNELRQTIQNELEERQQLLKAEKLNQQLSEEMIDVTLPGRHIEMGSKHPLTRTVEEIEDLFLGLGYEIVDGYEVEQDYYNFEALNLPKSHPARDMQDSFYITEETLMRTHTSPVQARTMEKCNGQGPVKIICPGKVYRRDSDDATHSHQFMQIEGLVVDKSIKMSGLKGTLELVAKRLFGAEREIRLRPSYFPFTKPSVEVDVSCFKCKGQGCNVCKHTGWIEILGAGMVHPNVLEMAGLDSKEYSGFAFGVGADRIAMLKYGIEDIRHFYTNDVRFLDQFKAVEDRGEQ is encoded by the coding sequence ATGAGTCAAAATGATACGATGGCGGAGTTAAAGCAACAAGTACTTGTTGATATCAATGAGGCTAATGATGAACGTGCGTTGCAAGATGTGAAAGTAAAATATTTAGGTAAAAAAGGCTCTGTCAGTGCTTTAATGAAAAATATGAAAGATTTACCTAATGAAGAAAAGCCAGCTTATGGCCAGAAGGTTAATGAACTAAGACAAACAATTCAAAATGAATTAGAAGAAAGACAACAACTACTAAAAGCAGAAAAATTAAATCAGCAACTTTCAGAAGAAATGATAGATGTAACTTTACCAGGTCGTCACATTGAAATGGGTTCTAAACATCCTTTAACTCGTACAGTTGAAGAAATAGAGGACTTATTTTTAGGATTAGGTTATGAGATTGTCGATGGGTATGAAGTGGAACAAGACTATTATAATTTTGAAGCTTTAAACTTACCCAAATCTCATCCTGCCCGAGATATGCAGGATAGTTTCTATATTACAGAAGAAACATTAATGCGTACGCATACGTCTCCTGTTCAAGCGCGTACAATGGAGAAATGTAATGGTCAAGGACCAGTCAAGATTATTTGTCCAGGTAAAGTGTACCGACGTGATTCAGATGATGCGACACACAGTCATCAATTTATGCAAATAGAGGGCCTTGTTGTTGATAAAAGTATTAAAATGAGTGGTTTAAAAGGAACTTTAGAATTAGTTGCTAAAAGATTATTTGGTGCAGAACGAGAAATACGTTTACGTCCAAGTTATTTCCCATTTACTAAACCATCTGTTGAGGTTGACGTGTCATGCTTTAAGTGTAAAGGACAGGGATGTAATGTCTGTAAACATACAGGGTGGATTGAAATTCTAGGTGCAGGTATGGTTCATCCAAACGTACTTGAAATGGCTGGATTAGACTCTAAAGAATATTCTGGTTTTGCATTTGGTGTAGGTGCAGATCGTATTGCGATGTTAAAGTATGGTATTGAAGATATCCGTCATTTCTATACGAATGATGTAAGATTTTTAGATCAATTTAAAGCTGTAGAAGATAGAGGTGAGCAATAA
- a CDS encoding TrmH family RNA methyltransferase: MEQITSAQNNKIKQANKLKKKRERDKTGLALIEGIHLIEEVYQSQIEIIQLFIVDPERTESSLIDYANETYHINLKVAEALSGTVTPQGFFAVIQKPGYDISEAQQVLLIDRIQDPGNLGTLIRTADATGLDLIVMEKGTADPFQDKVMRSSQGSIFHIPVITKDLATFIKEFEGPVYGTVLENAVNFKEIESQPQFALLLGNEGEGVNQALLEQTTKNLIIPIHGKAESLNVAIAGSILMYQLKG; the protein is encoded by the coding sequence ATGGAACAAATAACTTCTGCTCAAAATAACAAGATAAAGCAAGCGAATAAATTGAAAAAGAAGCGTGAACGAGATAAAACAGGTCTCGCTTTAATTGAAGGTATTCATCTCATTGAAGAAGTGTACCAAAGTCAAATTGAAATCATACAATTATTCATTGTCGATCCTGAAAGAACCGAATCTTCATTAATTGATTATGCGAATGAAACTTACCATATTAATTTAAAAGTTGCAGAGGCATTGTCAGGTACGGTAACACCGCAAGGATTTTTTGCAGTGATACAAAAGCCTGGTTACGATATTTCAGAAGCGCAACAAGTTTTATTAATTGATCGTATTCAAGATCCGGGTAATTTGGGTACCTTAATTCGTACTGCGGATGCAACAGGATTAGATTTAATTGTGATGGAGAAGGGGACTGCGGATCCTTTTCAAGATAAAGTGATGAGATCGAGTCAAGGTAGCATTTTTCACATTCCTGTGATTACTAAAGATTTAGCTACGTTTATTAAAGAATTTGAGGGACCTGTTTATGGAACAGTCCTAGAAAATGCAGTGAACTTTAAAGAAATAGAATCACAACCTCAATTTGCATTATTATTAGGCAATGAAGGCGAGGGTGTTAACCAAGCATTATTAGAACAAACAACAAAAAATCTCATTATACCTATTCATGGTAAAGCTGAAAGTTTAAATGTGGCAATAGCTGGAAGTATATTAATGTATCAGTTGAAAGGTTGA